Within Hydrogenophaga sp. PAMC20947, the genomic segment TGACCGAGTTGCAGCGGGCGGGCGGCAAGCGCCTGCCTGTGGCGGATTTCCTGCGGGGCCAGAGCATGGCCGTGGGTCAGCTGTTCACCGCAGCCCCACCGCGGGACGTGCGCTGATGTTTTTCCAGAAAGAATTGCGCCGCCAGCCCGAATTCTGGGAGGGCGTGCGCGAGCAGAGCAACGTGTCGGTGGGCATTGCTGCCTGGGGCCTGATGACCGGCGTGGCCATGGTGGAGTCGGGGCTCTCGGCGCTGGAAGCCGTGCTGATGACGTTGATCGTTTTTGCCGGTAGCGCTCAGCTGGCGGCGGTGCCGATGCTGGTCGGTGGTGCCCCGGTGTGGGTGATCGTGGCGGCCGCCTTCTGTGTGAACCTGCGTTTCGTGGTGTTTTCGGCCCATCTGCGGCCCTACATGATGCACCTGCCCTTGTGGCAGCGCCTGGTCAGTGGCTATGTGATGGTGGATCTGACTTACGTCTTTTTCACGCGGCGCTTTCCGGTGCCCGGCACCACGCCGCAAGAGCGGCTCAGCCAGCAGGCCTACATGATGGGCAACTGCGCCATCAATTACCTGGCCTGGATGGGCGCCAGTCTGGTCGGTATCGCCTTGTCCAGCGCTGTCCCCACCGCCTGGGGTCTGGGTTTTGCCGGCATTCTGGCGCTGGTGGGTGTGCTCGCGTCCATGGCCAGTTCGGGTCTGCGGGTGGTCTCGGCGGGGGTGGCTGGTACCGCCGCGGTGGCGGCCTGGGCGCTGCCTTTGAAGCTCAACATCGTGGTGGCGATCGCCAGCGCGGTCGCGGTGTGCCTGGTGATTGAAGCGATGCGCCCGCCGCGTGACCCATTGGGAGCGCACGGTGTTTGATCTGGACCCACGCACCCTCATCACCATCCTTGCACTGGGGGTGGTGAGCGTGCTCACACGCAGCCTGTTTTTTATCTCCAGCAGCCCGTGGACGCTGCCGCGCTGGGCCCAGCGCGGGCTGAATTACGCACCGATCGCCGCGCTGGCCGCGGTGGTGGTTCCCGAGATCGTGATGGCGCAAGGCGCATTGATCACCCCCTGGTCCGATGCCCGTGTGTACGCGACGATCGCGGGCTTGGGCTGGTTTTACTGGAAGCGCGGCGTGCTGGGCACCATCGTGACGGGCATGGCGGTGTACCTGCCACTGCACCTGGGCCTGGGGTGGTGAGCGGGCCGTGCGCGGAGGTGGGACAATGCCCAGTTGGTTCCACTGCGCGCCGCATTTCATGCGGCCTTAAGCTAGTGGCGCCAGACTGAAGGTTTTTTGCGTCTCGCTGGCGCGGCCTTGGTCCAATCCAATTTTCCCGAACCATGACTTCTTTTGCTGCCCATTCCGACGCTGCCGCGCCGCTGATCTCGGTGTTGATTCCGGCCAAAAATGAGGCGGGCAACATCGGCCAGCTGGTGGCCGAGGTGTCGGCTGCGTTGAAGCCGGTGTGTGCGTTTGAGGTGGTGCTGGTGGACGACGGCAGCACCGACGGAACCGCTGCCGAGTTCATTCAGAGCTGCCAGGAACTGGGCGCTCAGGGCCAGCTGTTGCAGCACCAGGCCAGCGTGGGCCAGAGCACCGCGGTGGCCACGGCGGCCCGCCATGCCTTGGGCCGCTTTCTGGTGACCATCGACGGTGATGGGCAAAACGACCCGGCCGATATTCCCGCTCTGCTGCGCGCGGCGCAAGAGGTGGAGCCGACGGCCGAACATTTCTGCATCGCGGGCTATCGCAAGAACCGGCAAGACACCGAGTGGAAAAAATTCCAGTCGCGCATTGCCAATGGTGTGCGCCAGCGCATCTTGAACGACCAGGTGCCTGATTCGGGTTGCGGCCTCAAGCTGATCCCCAAGCAAACCTGGGACGTGCTGCCGTATTTTGACCACATGCACCGCTTCATCCCCGCCCTGGTGTGCCGCATCGGCGGCACGATACGGGTGGTGCCGGTGAACCACCGCGCGCGCCATGTGGGCGTGTCCAAGTACACCGCCTGGAACCGCCTGTGGGTGGGGCTGGTGGACATGGCCGGCGTTGCCTGGCTGACGCGCCGGGCCAAGCACCCGGTGTTGGCGGGACACCAGCGGGTGGCGCCCGCCACCGCAGTTCATGAAAAGTCTTCTTAAGCCTTTGCTGCTGGCCCTGGTTCTGGGCCTGGCGTTTTTCTCTATCCACCTGGGCTGGTGGGGATCTGTCACGGAAGATGTGCTGCTGCAACGGCTGTTTGCCCAGCACTGGATGGTGGCCTGGCCGGTGTTCGTTCTGGGCTCCGTGGTGTACACCGCGCTGGGCGGACCGCGCCAGGTGCTGGCGCTGAGCTGTGGTGTCTTGTTTGGCGGATTCTATGGTGCGCTGCTCGGCACCCTGCTCACCGGCTTGGGGGCGTTGCTCACCATGGTGGCGGTGCAGCGTCTGAGCCTGGTCTGGGTGCGCGAACGCTATGCCAGCCGCATTGCGGTGGTGAGGGCGGTGCTGGCGGAAGACACCTGGGTGTGGGTGTGTGTGATCCGGCTCATGCCGGTGGGCAGCAACCTGGTCACCAACATCGCGGCGGCTTTGTCGGATCTGCGCCTGATTTCGGTCTTTTTTGGCAGCCTGCTGGGCTACCTGCCGCAGATGCTGATCTTCAGCTTCGCCGGCGCGGGCTTTGCGTTGCACGATGGCTCGCAGCTCTGGATCAGCCTGGGCATGCTGGTGTTTTCCACCGCGCTGGGGCTGTACCTGTACCACCACGGATTCAAACAGCGCCTGCGGCGCTTCAAGCTAGAACATGCCCATGACGCTCAGCAACCCGCTGTCTGAACCCTCGGCCCGCCGGCACACTTTCTGGTGGCTGCTGGCGCTGATCGTGGTCTTGTTGCTGGGCGTGGGCCTGCGCTACCCCTGGCCGGCGGATGAGCCGCGATTTGCCCAGATTGCGCGCGAAATGGTGGAGAGCGGTCAGTGGCTTTTCCCCACGCGCGGCGGGGAGTACTACCCCGACAAGCCCCCGGTGTTCATGTGGATCAGCGCGGCCTTCTTTGCGTTGATCGGTCACCTCAAGGTGTCTTTCCTGCTGCCCAGCATTTTTGCCGCCATTGGCACGCTGCTGCTGGTGCACGATCTGGGCAAGCGGCTGTGGAATGAGCAGGTGGCGTTCTGGGCGGTGCTGGTGCTGGCGTTCACGCCGCAGTTCTTGCTGCAGGGCAAGGCTGCGCAGATTGACGCCCTGGTCACGTTCTGGATCACGCTGGGTTGTTACGGATTGGTGCGCCATTTCATCACCGGGCCCCATTGGCGCTGGTATTTTGTGAGCTGGGTGGCAATGGGCCTGGGCATCATGACCAAGGGCGTGGGCTTTTTGCCTTTGCTGATGCTGTTGCCGTTGGCGCTGTGGGCGAAAAACCCGCTGGGCGCTTGCGGGGTCGACAAGGTCTGGCGCTGGCGGGCCGCTGCCGGGCTGCTGGTGTTGCTCCTGACCGTGGCCTGCTGGCTGGGCCCGATGCTGTGGCAGGTGCATGCGCAAGGGACAGACGACTTGCTCGCCTACCGCAACAACATCCTGTTTCGCCAGACCGCCGAACGCTACGCCAACGCGTGGGGCCACATCAAGCCCTGGCACTACTTCCTGACCCAGGCGATGCCACTGGTGTGGTTCCCGCTGCCCTTTGTGTTGCTGGCCCTGATCAAGCCGCTGGTGGCCTTGTTGCGCACCGATGCCAAGCTGCGTGTGCTGCTGGTGTGGGTGGCGCTGGTGGTGGTGTTTTTCTCCATCAGCAAGGGCAAGCGCGAGGTGTACATCTTCCCTGCGCTGCCGATGCTGGCGCTGGTGGTGGCGGTGTTGTGGAACAGCGCCCGCGCGTCCCGCCCGGCCCGGGTGCTGGCGGCGGTGCTGCCCTGGATCCTGGGGCTGGTCGCTGTGGGTATTTCGGCGCTGGGGGCGGTGATCCAGTGGGCGCCCCACAAGCTATCGGCGCGGTTGCAGGATTACAGCGAGTTGCTGGACACGCTGGGCCTGCCGCTGGTGGGTCTGGGCGTGGTGCTGCTGGTGTTGCTGGTGGCTTTGCGCCGGCGCGATCTGTTTGTGCGCATGGCGGTCAACAGCCTGGCGATCTGGGTGTTTGTGTCGCTGGTCGCCTGGCCTCGGGTAGACCCGCACCGCACGCCGCAGCAGATCATGGTGGATGTGGAAGAACACCTGCCCGCGGGCGCCGAGCTGGGTCTGTTGCAGTTCAAGGAGCAGTTTTTGCTGTTCAGCCAGCGCAAGCTGACCCATTTCAGCTACCTGTCGCCCTTGAGCGAGCAGGAACGGCGCGCCTGGGCCTGGGTGCATGAAGCGCCGAACCGGTTTGTGCTCACGCCCACCGATGCCGAGCTGGCGTGTTTTGATGTCACGCGGGCGATTTCACTGGGCGAGGCGCACCGCCGCGAGTGGGTGCTGTTGGGCACCGATTCGCTGAGCGCCACCTGTGCCCCTCCGTTGCGTGACAAGCGTTTTGTTTACCAACCCCGCCTTGAGGGGGTCTTGCCATGAGCGAACTGTCTACACCGCCTGCGTTGCAACGGGTGCTGGTCACCGGGGCGGCCGGGTTCATTGGTTTTCACCTGTGTTTGCGTCTGCTCGACCTCGGCTATGCGGTCGATGGGCTGGACAACATGAACACCTACTACGAGCCCGGGCTCAAGCGGGCGCGCCTGGCGCAGCTGCGCAACCGGCCGGGTTTTGGGTGGCATGAGATGGACATTGCCGACCGCGACGGCATGGCGCGGCTGTTCAAGCAGGGGCGGTACGACGGCGTGGTGCACCTGGCCGCCCAGGCCGGTGTGCGCTATTCGGTGGAAAACCCGATGGCTTACCTGGACAGCAACCTGGCGGGCATGCTGACGGTGCTGGAGGGCTGCCGCCACAACGGCGTTCAGCACCTGGTGTATGCCTCGTCGAGTTCGGTTTACGGCGCGGCCACGGAGATGCCGTTGCGCGAGTCGCAGAACACCGACCACCCGATTTCCCTGTACGCCGCCAGCAAAAAAGCCAATGAACTGATGGCGCACAGCTACAGCCACCTCTACCGATTCCCAGCCACAGGGCTGCGGTTTTTCACGGTGTACGGCCCCTGGGGCCGGCCGGATATGGCCATCTTCAAGTTTGTGCGCGCGGTGATCGATGGCCAGCCCATTGATGTGTACAACCACGGCGACATGCTGCGTGATTTCACCTATGTGGACGATGTGGTGGAGGCCGTGGTGCGGGTGTTGGGCAAGCCGCCGGTGGTGGTGGCGGACCGCGTGCCGCACCAGGTGCTGAATGTGGGCAACAACGGCCCGGTGCCGTTGCTGGAATTCATTGAGTGCATCGAAGCGGCCACGGGTTTGCCAGCCGTGAAAAACCTGCTGCCCATGCAGCCGGGCGATGTGCCCAAGACCTGGGCCGATACTTCGGCGCTGGAGCAGGGCTATGGCTTGCGGCCCCACACCGATTTGCGGGTGGGCGTGCAGCGCTTCGTCGACTGGTACCGCGATTACTACGGCTTGCCAGCGGCCAAAGCTTGACGCTTTGCAGCACCCCGCTGCAGCCAGGGCTGGCTGAGGCGCCAGCCGGCGATCGAGATGCCCGAGCAGATCAGCAGCGTCCACAGCGTGTGGCTGGGGTGGTGGGCCCCGCGCAAGGTCTGGGTGGCACCTGTGACCATACCCGCGAACAGGATGAGCGCCAGCCAGCGCCAGCCGGTGCTGCGCTGCCGCCGGGTGCCCGAGGGGGCGTGCAGCCAGGGCAGGCACAGCGCGAAGAAGGCGAGGGCGCTGGAGGCGTGGCCACCCGGGAAGCAGCGGCCGCCGCCGCCGTCGCCCACACCGAGCAGCCAGTGCGAGACGTAGCGGGCGTTGCCGCCAAAGGCTTGCAGATCCCAGGGGCAGCTGGTGCGGCTGTTGATCTTGACGAGGTTCACGGCGAGCAGGGACAGCAGCACCAGGCCCACCAGCAACAGCCGCTCGCGGCGGGGCAGGCCGCTGTTCTTTGAGGGCCAGACGGCCCAGACCACCATCACCAGAAACAGCATCTGCGCCACCAGGCGCAACTGGTCGTGCAGCACGGTGGAGAGCAGCCACTGATCTCTCAGGGGAAAACCTTCGTGTGTGCCGATGGCTTGCATGACCACCATGTCGAGCCCGGCGAAGTCCCAGAACAGCGTGAACGCCAGCAGCGCCAGCCAGGCCAGCGACAATGGGCGTGAGCTGTGGTGCGACAGGTGCAAAGCGCCCACGGCCGATGAGGCAGGCGTTGCGAGGGAAGGTGTTGGCATGCCCGCAGGTTAGGCGCGGTACTTTAAGGCAACCTTAACCACCGTCGGGATAATGGATCTTTTGAACTGGGGGGGCTGGTCAGGCCCGTTGTCGCCATGCGTGCACTTGTTGTGGAAGATGATCCGGGCATCGCCAGTGGGCTGAGCGACTCGCTGCGCCGCGCGGGCTATGCGGTGGATGTGTGTCCTACGCTGGACCAGGCCTGGGGCGCGTTGGTGGTGGAGCCTTTTGATGTGATGCTGCTGGATCTGGGCTTGCCCGATGGCGACGGCCTGGACTTGCTGGCCCGCGTGCGCCGCGCGGCCACCCGCAGCGGTGCACTGCCGCACCACGACATGCCGGTGCTGATCATGACGGCGCGCGATGGGGTGAGCGACCGCATTGACGGGCTCGACAGTGGCGCCGACGATTACATCGTCAAACCGTTTGATCCCAACGAGCTGCTGGCCCGTTTGCGCGCGATGTTGCGTCGGGCCGGGGGTCGCAGCAACCCGCTGATCGAGCATGGCGACTTGGTGATCGATCCCGCGGCCCACACGGTGGAGCGAGCGGGCGAGAGCGTGGTGCTGGGCGGGAAGGAGTTTTCCTTGCTGCTGGCTTTGCTGCAAGCCCGCCCCCAGGTGCTGTCGAAGTCGCGCCTGGAGTCTGCGCTGTACGGGTTTGGTGAATCGCTGGAGAGCAATGCGATCGAGGTGCATGTGCACCACCTGCGGCGCAAGCTGGGTGAAACGCTGATCAAGACGGTGCGGGGGGTCGGGTATTTCATCCCTCGTGAAGCGGGTATTGCTCCACCGCCGCCGGCTCGGGGCAAAGCGCCATGACGCGGAACAAGACCCCAGCCGCTCACCAACCCACTTTGCAGCACTATCTGCTGCGTTGGGCCATGAGCGCCGTGTTGCTCATCTGGGTGACGCTGCTGGCCGTGGCCTGGAGCACCGGGTTGCGGGAATCGCGCAAGTTTTCGGACGGCCAGCTGGTTTCAGTGGCCCGCCTGTGGTTGCAGACCGTACCCGCCTCGCAGGTGGAGCTGGACCCGGCCGTGCTGGACGCCATGCGGCACGAGTACCTGCAAGATGTGGCGGTGATGGACTGGCAGGACGGGCGGCTTGTCATCGACAGCCACCACATGGCCGATGGCCTCAAAACCAGCGATATCCCCGCGCACGGGTTTGCCACGGTGTTGCACCGATCGCCAGGGGGCGACAGCGAACGGCGGCTTTACACGGTGGCCATCGGGCAAGACGGCCATGAGCGCCGCATCGCGGTTTTCATGGACATCCAAAAGCGCGGCGAGCTGGGCAAGGACATCGCCGAGCATGTCGCCGCGCCGGCCTTGCTGATCTTTCCGCTGGTGGCCTTGTTGCTGTGGTGGGCGATTCGCCGGGGCTTGCGCCCGCTGGACCAACTTTCCAGCGAGGTGGCGACGCTGGACGCGTTTTCGGGCCAGCGCATGGACACAGCGCACCGCTTCCAAGAATTCAACAGCACGGTCGCGGCCATCAACACGCTGGTGGACAGCTTGCAGCGCCAGGCCGAGCGGGAGCGCGCTTTTGCGTCGGATGTGGCGCACGAATTGCGCACACCACTGGCGGCCATGACCTTGCAGGCCAGCGCGGCCCAGGTTGACCCCACCCCAGAGCGGCTGGCGCAGCTGGAGCAGGAGTCGTTGCGGGCCGGGCGCATACTGGCCCAGTTGCTGGATCTGGCCCGTGCCCAGCGTGTGGGGGCTCAAAGCCGTGTGAGCCACCAGCCGTTGTCTGCTGTGAATGTGGGTGAAGTGGCCCTGCAACTGGTGGCCGATCATGCGCAAAAGGCCTATGAGACCCGCCACGAGTTGTCCCTTTCGCAGCCCGATACCCCGGTGGAGCTGCCGGTTCCTTCCCTGCTGCTGGAGCTGGCTCTGCGCAATTTGATCGACAACGCCTTGCAACACACGCCGCCCGAGACGCAGGTCAACGTGGAGTTGTTGCAAAACGCTGGGGAAATCACCTTGTCGGTCTCGGACGACGGCCAGCGACCTGCGGCGCCCGGCGCGGCAGCGGATCGAGGGGGTCTGGGGCTGGGCTTGCGACTGGTCGAGCGCATTGCAGAGGAAATGGGTGCAACGCTGGTGCGTGACGAGGGCTTGGCGCCCATGACGACCCGCTTCACGCTGCGCTGGGCGGCGCAGGTGGCCAGCGGTTCCCCCGTGTAGTTCGGTTTCAGTGCGATTCGGGCCTGCGCATGCTGCGTTGCCGCGATGGGGCAGCGGTTTCTTAAGGCTGAGATAACCTGGCCCGCCTAAGCTGGCAGAGCCGGTGTGTGCTGGCGATTCCTTGTTTTGTTTTGCCATGCTCGCCTCTGACCATTCCTCCTTTCCCGCTGCCACGCCTTCCCGTCCTGCTCCTCGAGCCTGGGTGGCGGTGTGGGTACTGTCGCTCTGGCTGGCCAGCGCAGGCAATCTGCCGCTGTGGCAAAAACTGTTGGAGCTGGACCAGTCGCAGGGGCAGCGCTGGACCCTGGTGGGGCCCCTCGGGCTGATGGTGCTGGGCGGCACAGCTGCTTTGCTGTCCCTGCTTCGGTGGCCCCGCGTGTACCGCCCGTTGGCCACCGTCCTGGTGATCGTGACCGCCTTCAACAGCTACTTCATGTGGCAATACAAGGCGGTGATCGATTCCACCATGCTGGCCAATGTGATGCACACCGATGCCAACGAGGTGCGCGATCTGATGTCGTGGCGGCTGGTGGTCAGTGTGCTGCTGATCGCCGGCCCTGCGTTGTGGTGGATTTGGCGCAAGCCCATGGGCCAGCGCTCGGCATGGCAATACCTGTCGCGCAACGCCTTGGGCGCCGTCGTCGGTCTGGCGCTGGTGGTCGGGGCAGCGCTGGCGGGTTACCAGGGCCTCTCGTCGCTGATGCGCAACCAGAAGGATGTGCGCTTCATGATCAACCCGCTCAACAGCGTGTATGCCTCGAGCGTGCTGGTGGTGCAACAGGTGCCTCGCCAGGTGCTCGCGCTGCAAAAGATGGGCGAAGACGCCCAATTGGGCGCGAGTTATGCCTCGCAAACGCGTGGCCCTTTGTTGGTATTGGTGGTAGGGGAGACCGCCCGGGCCCAAAACTGGCAACTCAATGGCTACCCGCGTCCCACCACCCCCAAGCTTGCTCAGTGGCAAGCGCAGGGCGATCTGGTGAATTTCAGCCATGCGAGTTCCTGCGGCACGAACACCCAGGTTTCGGTGCCCTGCATGTTCTCGCCGCTCACCCGGGATGAGGGTGGCAACAAGCCGCCTCACGAAGAAAACCTGCTCGATGTGTTGCAACGCGCGGGCCTGGCTGTCTTGTGGCTCGACAACCAGTCGGGTTGCAAAGGCATTTGTGACCGCGTGCCCAGTGTGGACACGCGCACGCTGCAACTGCCCGGTCTGTGTGGCGATGGCGAATGCGCCGACACCGCCATGCTCGATGGGCTGGATGCGCGCATCGAAGCGCTTGACCCCGTGCGCCGTGCCAAAGGCGTGGTGCTGGTGATGCACCAGATGGGCAGCCATGGCCCAGCCTATTTCAAGCGCCGCCCGGCTGACTTGCGGCCCTTTCAGCCTGAGTGCACCAGTGCCACGTTCTCGGATTGCCAGCCCGATCAACTGGTCAATGCCTACGACAACACCATCGCCCAGACCGATGATTTTCTCGACAAAACGCTGCAATGGCTGCAGTTGCGGGCGGACCGTGGATCGAACGACACCGGTCTGATTTACATGTCTGACCACGGCGAATCACTGGGTGAAAAAGGCATTTACCTGCATGGTTTGCCCTATGCCTTTGCGCCTGAACAACAAACCCGTGTGCCCATGGTGAGCTGGCTCTCGCCGGGCTTGCAGAAGCGCCTGGGTGTATCCACCGAGTGCCTGCGCAAAGGCTCGGCAGAACCCGTCTCCCACGACAACCTCTTTCATACCGTGCTGGGCCTGATGGATGTGACGACCCAAGCCTATGCGCCGGCGCTCGATGCTTTCGCACCGTGTGGCAACGAGGCGGCGCCCGTCAAGCCGTCGCCGGCAGGCTGAGGCGCACCAGCAAACCCCCCATGGGGCTGGCCTCGAGGCTGAGCGTGCCGCCGTACAGCTGCACCAGGTCGGCGACGATGGCCAGCCCCAGCCCGCTGCCGGGCGTGCGCTCATCCAGGCGCTCGCCGCGCGCCAAAGCGGTCTCGCGCTGGGCTTGTGCAATACCGGGACCATCGTCTTCGATCACGAGGACGAGTTGGCCGTTGCTTCGGGTGGCGCTGACATGCACCGCCGAGCGGGCCCACTTGCAGGCGTTGTCGAGCAGGTTGCCGAGCATTTCCTGCAAGTCTTGTGCTTCGCCCCCAAAGGCCCATGCTTCGGGAATGGGCGTCGCTTGCAGTGCCAGTTCGCGCTCGGCATTGACCCGCTGCATCACGCGCAACAAGCCCTTCACCACGGGCGCCAAGGGTGTGCGCAGGCCGGGCAAGCGTTGGGCGGCGGCCATGCGTGAACGCGCAAGGTGCCAGTCGATGTGGCGGCGCGCAAGGGTTACCTGTTCCTGAACGAGCTGGGGCAACTCGTCGGCTTTTGCGTTGGAGTGCGACGCTTGCTCGGCCGCCTGGATCAGCACGGCCAGGGGTGTCTTTAACGCATGCGCCAAGTTGCCCGCGTGTGAGCGCGCGCGCTGCACCACGTCCGCATTGCGATCGAGCACGCCGTTGAAGTCGTCGATCAGCGGTTGCACCTCCACCGGAAATCGCCCTTGCAATCGGGCCTCTCGGCCTTCGCGTACGTCGCTCAAAGCGCCTTGTAAAGCGCGCAGAGGCGCCAGACCGAC encodes:
- a CDS encoding AzlC family ABC transporter permease, producing MFFQKELRRQPEFWEGVREQSNVSVGIAAWGLMTGVAMVESGLSALEAVLMTLIVFAGSAQLAAVPMLVGGAPVWVIVAAAFCVNLRFVVFSAHLRPYMMHLPLWQRLVSGYVMVDLTYVFFTRRFPVPGTTPQERLSQQAYMMGNCAINYLAWMGASLVGIALSSAVPTAWGLGFAGILALVGVLASMASSGLRVVSAGVAGTAAVAAWALPLKLNIVVAIASAVAVCLVIEAMRPPRDPLGAHGV
- a CDS encoding AzlD domain-containing protein — translated: MFDLDPRTLITILALGVVSVLTRSLFFISSSPWTLPRWAQRGLNYAPIAALAAVVVPEIVMAQGALITPWSDARVYATIAGLGWFYWKRGVLGTIVTGMAVYLPLHLGLGW
- a CDS encoding glycosyltransferase family 2 protein codes for the protein MTSFAAHSDAAAPLISVLIPAKNEAGNIGQLVAEVSAALKPVCAFEVVLVDDGSTDGTAAEFIQSCQELGAQGQLLQHQASVGQSTAVATAARHALGRFLVTIDGDGQNDPADIPALLRAAQEVEPTAEHFCIAGYRKNRQDTEWKKFQSRIANGVRQRILNDQVPDSGCGLKLIPKQTWDVLPYFDHMHRFIPALVCRIGGTIRVVPVNHRARHVGVSKYTAWNRLWVGLVDMAGVAWLTRRAKHPVLAGHQRVAPATAVHEKSS
- a CDS encoding VTT domain-containing protein; translation: MKSLLKPLLLALVLGLAFFSIHLGWWGSVTEDVLLQRLFAQHWMVAWPVFVLGSVVYTALGGPRQVLALSCGVLFGGFYGALLGTLLTGLGALLTMVAVQRLSLVWVRERYASRIAVVRAVLAEDTWVWVCVIRLMPVGSNLVTNIAAALSDLRLISVFFGSLLGYLPQMLIFSFAGAGFALHDGSQLWISLGMLVFSTALGLYLYHHGFKQRLRRFKLEHAHDAQQPAV
- a CDS encoding glycosyltransferase family 39 protein; the protein is MTLSNPLSEPSARRHTFWWLLALIVVLLLGVGLRYPWPADEPRFAQIAREMVESGQWLFPTRGGEYYPDKPPVFMWISAAFFALIGHLKVSFLLPSIFAAIGTLLLVHDLGKRLWNEQVAFWAVLVLAFTPQFLLQGKAAQIDALVTFWITLGCYGLVRHFITGPHWRWYFVSWVAMGLGIMTKGVGFLPLLMLLPLALWAKNPLGACGVDKVWRWRAAAGLLVLLLTVACWLGPMLWQVHAQGTDDLLAYRNNILFRQTAERYANAWGHIKPWHYFLTQAMPLVWFPLPFVLLALIKPLVALLRTDAKLRVLLVWVALVVVFFSISKGKREVYIFPALPMLALVVAVLWNSARASRPARVLAAVLPWILGLVAVGISALGAVIQWAPHKLSARLQDYSELLDTLGLPLVGLGVVLLVLLVALRRRDLFVRMAVNSLAIWVFVSLVAWPRVDPHRTPQQIMVDVEEHLPAGAELGLLQFKEQFLLFSQRKLTHFSYLSPLSEQERRAWAWVHEAPNRFVLTPTDAELACFDVTRAISLGEAHRREWVLLGTDSLSATCAPPLRDKRFVYQPRLEGVLP
- a CDS encoding NAD-dependent epimerase/dehydratase family protein, with protein sequence MSELSTPPALQRVLVTGAAGFIGFHLCLRLLDLGYAVDGLDNMNTYYEPGLKRARLAQLRNRPGFGWHEMDIADRDGMARLFKQGRYDGVVHLAAQAGVRYSVENPMAYLDSNLAGMLTVLEGCRHNGVQHLVYASSSSVYGAATEMPLRESQNTDHPISLYAASKKANELMAHSYSHLYRFPATGLRFFTVYGPWGRPDMAIFKFVRAVIDGQPIDVYNHGDMLRDFTYVDDVVEAVVRVLGKPPVVVADRVPHQVLNVGNNGPVPLLEFIECIEAATGLPAVKNLLPMQPGDVPKTWADTSALEQGYGLRPHTDLRVGVQRFVDWYRDYYGLPAAKA
- a CDS encoding phosphatase PAP2 family protein gives rise to the protein MPTPSLATPASSAVGALHLSHHSSRPLSLAWLALLAFTLFWDFAGLDMVVMQAIGTHEGFPLRDQWLLSTVLHDQLRLVAQMLFLVMVVWAVWPSKNSGLPRRERLLLVGLVLLSLLAVNLVKINSRTSCPWDLQAFGGNARYVSHWLLGVGDGGGGRCFPGGHASSALAFFALCLPWLHAPSGTRRQRSTGWRWLALILFAGMVTGATQTLRGAHHPSHTLWTLLICSGISIAGWRLSQPWLQRGAAKRQALAAGKP
- a CDS encoding response regulator transcription factor codes for the protein MRALVVEDDPGIASGLSDSLRRAGYAVDVCPTLDQAWGALVVEPFDVMLLDLGLPDGDGLDLLARVRRAATRSGALPHHDMPVLIMTARDGVSDRIDGLDSGADDYIVKPFDPNELLARLRAMLRRAGGRSNPLIEHGDLVIDPAAHTVERAGESVVLGGKEFSLLLALLQARPQVLSKSRLESALYGFGESLESNAIEVHVHHLRRKLGETLIKTVRGVGYFIPREAGIAPPPPARGKAP
- a CDS encoding ATP-binding protein, which gives rise to MTRNKTPAAHQPTLQHYLLRWAMSAVLLIWVTLLAVAWSTGLRESRKFSDGQLVSVARLWLQTVPASQVELDPAVLDAMRHEYLQDVAVMDWQDGRLVIDSHHMADGLKTSDIPAHGFATVLHRSPGGDSERRLYTVAIGQDGHERRIAVFMDIQKRGELGKDIAEHVAAPALLIFPLVALLLWWAIRRGLRPLDQLSSEVATLDAFSGQRMDTAHRFQEFNSTVAAINTLVDSLQRQAERERAFASDVAHELRTPLAAMTLQASAAQVDPTPERLAQLEQESLRAGRILAQLLDLARAQRVGAQSRVSHQPLSAVNVGEVALQLVADHAQKAYETRHELSLSQPDTPVELPVPSLLLELALRNLIDNALQHTPPETQVNVELLQNAGEITLSVSDDGQRPAAPGAAADRGGLGLGLRLVERIAEEMGATLVRDEGLAPMTTRFTLRWAAQVASGSPV
- a CDS encoding phosphoethanolamine--lipid A transferase, which codes for MLASDHSSFPAATPSRPAPRAWVAVWVLSLWLASAGNLPLWQKLLELDQSQGQRWTLVGPLGLMVLGGTAALLSLLRWPRVYRPLATVLVIVTAFNSYFMWQYKAVIDSTMLANVMHTDANEVRDLMSWRLVVSVLLIAGPALWWIWRKPMGQRSAWQYLSRNALGAVVGLALVVGAALAGYQGLSSLMRNQKDVRFMINPLNSVYASSVLVVQQVPRQVLALQKMGEDAQLGASYASQTRGPLLVLVVGETARAQNWQLNGYPRPTTPKLAQWQAQGDLVNFSHASSCGTNTQVSVPCMFSPLTRDEGGNKPPHEENLLDVLQRAGLAVLWLDNQSGCKGICDRVPSVDTRTLQLPGLCGDGECADTAMLDGLDARIEALDPVRRAKGVVLVMHQMGSHGPAYFKRRPADLRPFQPECTSATFSDCQPDQLVNAYDNTIAQTDDFLDKTLQWLQLRADRGSNDTGLIYMSDHGESLGEKGIYLHGLPYAFAPEQQTRVPMVSWLSPGLQKRLGVSTECLRKGSAEPVSHDNLFHTVLGLMDVTTQAYAPALDAFAPCGNEAAPVKPSPAG
- a CDS encoding sensor histidine kinase — its product is MNPQAAAKARHEWRWAASLRHRLLAATVAALVLALALAGVFLSGLFRDHVTRQFEASLTLQLDQLTARLEFDAQGQPLIDTQALSDPRWQTPYSGLYWQIDRMSASGQSRSGVLRSRSLWDTQLTLQADTLNTGSLHVHHGVGPKGAEVLMVERTVRSDESPGVGWRLIVAGDLEQTMAAATRFNRLLALALLALGVMLAVAAWAQVAVGLAPLRALQGALSDVREGREARLQGRFPVEVQPLIDDFNGVLDRNADVVQRARSHAGNLAHALKTPLAVLIQAAEQASHSNAKADELPQLVQEQVTLARRHIDWHLARSRMAAAQRLPGLRTPLAPVVKGLLRVMQRVNAERELALQATPIPEAWAFGGEAQDLQEMLGNLLDNACKWARSAVHVSATRSNGQLVLVIEDDGPGIAQAQRETALARGERLDERTPGSGLGLAIVADLVQLYGGTLSLEASPMGGLLVRLSLPATA